A window of Diospyros lotus cultivar Yz01 chromosome 14, ASM1463336v1, whole genome shotgun sequence contains these coding sequences:
- the LOC127790975 gene encoding uncharacterized protein LOC127790975, with protein sequence MVLKVDGEPTSSLEQVAGEFIQFYERLLRSSTPWQPVSPSVLCLGPIVSQQQAYTMISVPSDKEIKKVIYDIGENKAPRPDGYSSGFFKKAWSIVGHPFYQVVKEFFNSSSLLKMASVLGSIVDQAQAAFVEGMSIFDNIHLA encoded by the exons ATGGTTCTTAAAGTTGATGGTGAGCCCACTTCTTCGTTGGAACAGGTTGCTGGGGAGTTTATTCAGTTCTATGAGAGACTACTTAGGTCTTCTACCCCATGGCAACCGGTTTCCCCAAGTGTTCTTTGTTTGGGTCCGATTGTATCCCAGCAGCAAGCATACACGATGATTAGCGTTCCATCTGATAAGGAAATTAAGAAGGTCATTTATGATATTGGGGAGAACAAGGCTCCTAGGCCGGATGGGTACTCGTCTGGGTTTTTTAAGAAGGCGTGGAGCATTGTGGGTCATCCTTTCTACCAAGTAGTTAAGGAATTCTTCAACTCGAGTTCCCTGTTAAA GATGGCTTCAGTTCTTGGCTCTATTGTGGATCAAGCGCAAGCCGCTTTTGTTGAAGGGATGAGCATTTTCGACAATATCCATCTTGCCTAA